One genomic segment of Panicum virgatum strain AP13 chromosome 2N, P.virgatum_v5, whole genome shotgun sequence includes these proteins:
- the LOC120661143 gene encoding LOW QUALITY PROTEIN: uncharacterized protein LOC120661143 (The sequence of the model RefSeq protein was modified relative to this genomic sequence to represent the inferred CDS: inserted 1 base in 1 codon) — protein sequence MELEAGVGAPSPARYLLGAAIMMAGVVLPLAYMIFRSKRXAVLLRRRLRRRALVLLQADVGTRGSSDSDLLLPQWRCDGRYLVSVWIDSVSLFWLTENQSATAP from the exons ATGGAGCTGGAGGCGGGGGTGGGCGCGCCTTCGCCGGCGAGGTACCTGCTGGGGGCGGCGATCATGATGGCCGGCGTGGTGCTGCCGCTGGCGTACATGATCTTCCGCAGCAAGc tcgccgtcctcctccgccgccgcctccgccgccgggccctCGTCCTTCTCCAAGCAGACGTAG GAACAAGGGGCTCATCTGATTCTGATCTGCTTCTTCCCCAATGGAGGTGTGACGGCCGGTATTTAGTGAGTGTGTGGATCGATAGTGTTTCTCTGTTTTGGCTTACCGAGAATCAATCTGCAACTGCTCCTTGA
- the LOC120661144 gene encoding acetylajmalan esterase-like, with the protein MMTSMARVLLAALLALLLVVCPCHARPAPQHAAKQLAAVDGITAIYNFGDSLSDTGNLLREGGATGMLQHTTSLPYGSAIGGATGRCSDGYLMIDFLAKDLGLPLLSPYLDMGADFTHGVNFAVAGATALDAASLASRGVSVPHTNSSLAVQLQRFKDFMSATTRSPQEVREKLARSLVLVGEIGGNDYNYAFSENRPASGGARNLYNFGRVATGVVEAMALVPDVVRSITGAARELLDMGAARVVIPGNLPLGCVPSYLAAANETDPAAYDATGCLAALNLFSQMHNVLQQQGIQELRRSYPGATVAYDDYFYAYVRMLRDAGEAGFDEGARTRACCGAGGVAYNFDMDRMCGAPGTSVCARPDERISWDGVHLTQHAYRVMTDLLYHKGFASPAPVEFQRP; encoded by the coding sequence ATGATGACGTCCATGGCTCGCGTCCTGCTCGCCGCGTTACTGGCGTTGCTCCTCGTCGTCTGCCCGTGCCACGCACGGCCGGCGCCGCAGCACGCGGCCAAGCAGCTGGCGGCGGTGGACGGCATCACGGCCATCTACAACTTCGGGGACTCCCTGTCGGACACCGGGAACCTGCTCCGCGaaggcggcgccaccggcatgCTGCAGCACACCACGAGCCTTCCCTACGGCTCCGCCATCGGCGGCGCCACGGGACGGTGCTCCGACGGGTACCTCATGATAGACTTCCTCGCCAAGGATCTCGGCCTGCCGCTGCTCAGCCCGTACCTCGACATGGGCGCCGACTTCACCCACGGCGTCAacttcgccgtcgccggcgccacgGCCCTCGACGCGGCGTCGCTCGCGAGCAGGGGGGTCTCTGTCCCCCACACCAACAGCTCCCTGGCCGTCCAGCTGCAGCGGTTCAAGGACTTCATGAGCGCCACCACGCGGTCACCGCAGGAAGTCCGCGAGAAGCTTGCCCGCTCGCTCGTCCTGGTCGGCGAGATCGGCGGCAACGACTACAACTACGCCTTCTCGGAGAACAGGCCGGCGTCCGGCGGCGCGCGCAACCTCTACAACTTCGGCCGCGTGGCGACCGGCGTGGTGGAGGCGATGGCGCTGGTCCCGGACGTGGTGCGCTCCATCACCGGCGCGGCCAGGGAGCTGCTGGACATGGGCGCGGCGCGGGTGGTGATCCCGGGCAACCTCCCGCTGGGGTGCGTGCCGAGCTACCTGGCCGCGGCGAACGAGACGGACCCGGCGGCGTACGACGCCACCGGCTGCCTCGCGGCCCTGAACCTCTTCTCCCAGATGCACAACGTGCTGCAGCAGCAGGGCATCCAGGAGCTGCGCCGGTCGTACCCGGGCGCCACGGTCGCCTACGACGACTACTTCTACGCGTACGTGCGGATGCTGCGggacgccggcgaggcggggTTCGACGAGGGGGCGCGGACCAGGGCGtgctgcggcgccggcggcgtcgcgtACAACTTCGACATGGACCGGATGTGCGGCGCGCCGGGCACGTCGGTGTGCGCGAGGCCCGACGAGCGCATCAGCTGGGACGGCGTGCACCTGACGCAGCACGCCTACAGGGTCATGACCGACTTGCTCTACCACAAGGGATTCGCGTCCCCCGCGCCGGTAGAGTTCCAGCGTCCTTGA